A stretch of DNA from Aurantiacibacter atlanticus:
TGGGCGTTCCCAGCCTGCCACTTGACGCAGCGGTAGAAGTCGACGCGGTCATCGCGCTTGGCGATGGATGACACAGGCTCCTGGCTGACGCGGCAGGCCTATGCGCATCGCGGCCTGCACGATCGCGCTGTTCCGGAAAACTCGCTCGCCGCATTTTCCGCCGCGATAGAACGGGGGCTGGGGATCGAATGCGATCTTCGCGTCAGTATGGATGGCCGCGCGATGGTGTTCCACGATGCTGCACTGGAGCGGCTGACCGGGCAAGCCGGGCTGACGCAGGCGCATAGCGTGGGCGATCTGACTGCACTCAGGCTGGGCGGAAGCGACCAATATATTCCAACCCTGCGCGATATGCTGGACCTAGTGGCAGGACGTGTGCCGTTGCTGCTTGAGCTCAAGACTGACCGGCGGGAAAGCGTGCACAAGCTGTGCCGTGCGGTGCGGCGCGACATCATCGGATATGAAGGCGATATCGCAGTAATGAGCTTTGATCCGCGCATCGGGAACTGGTTTGCAAAGCGCCTGCCCGATATGATGCGCGGCCTTGTCATCACAGAGGAAAACGCGCGGACAATGTCGGGCGCGGCGCGGCGGCGGCTGGCGGTGCGCCATGCAAAGCCGCACTTCCTTGCCTATGATGTGCGTGACCTGTCCAGCAATTTTGCCGCACGGCACAAGCATAAGGGTTTGCCTATACTGACCTGGACTGTGCGCAGCGCCTCTCTGCTCGATACGGCGCTTGAATTCGGCGCTGTGCCGATTCTCGAAAGCGAGGGGCTGGCGGCGTGGGCGCAGGCTTCCTAGATTGATCCCCATGGCTGATGGCGATCTGACCGCACGTATCCTTCCCGCGACAGGCGGCATCGAAAAAGCCCAGTGGGACAGGCTGGCAGGCGCCTCCAATCCTTTCGTATCGCATGATTTCCTTACCATCATGGAGGACTCGGGAAGCGTGGGTCCCGGGACCGGATGGCAAAGCGCAACGCTGGTGCTGGAAGACGGTGCGGGCACGCTTCTGGGGGCCATGCCGAGCTATCTCAAGCAGCATAGCCAGGGCGAATATGTCTTTGACCATGCCTGGGCTGATGCCTTTGAAAGGGCAGGCGGCGCATATTATCCCAAATTGCAGATTTGCGCGCCATTTACGCCTGCGACCGGGCCTCGCCTGCTGCTTGAAGACCCGCAATATGCTCTGCCATTGCTGCGTGGAGCAGAACAATTCGTGGTCAATAATGACTGGTCGAGCGCGCATGCAACCTTTGTCGAACCTGCGCAGATCGATATGTTCGCCGAGGCTGGATGGCTGGAACGGCACGACATCCAGTTTCACTGGACCAATCGCGAATTTGTCGATTTCGAGGATTTCCTCGCTTCGCTAACGTCCAGAAAGCGCAAGGAGCTGCGCCGCGAACGGCGGCTGGCCAATGACGGGATCGAAATTCGTCAAATGTGCGGCGCTGATATCCAGCCCGAACATTGGGATGCCTTCTGGCTGTTCTATCAGGATACCGGCGCGCGCAAATGGGGCACCCCCTATCTGACACGGGAGGCTTTCGATTTGATGGGGCAAAGGATGGGTGACCGCCTCCTTTTGTTGCTCGCATTCGAGGATGGCCTGCCGATTGCAGGTGCACTCAATTTCATTGGCTCAGAAGCGCTATATGGCCGCTATTGGGGCTGTCTCGTGGACAAGCCATTCCTTCATTTCGAGTTATGTTATTATCGCGCGATCGACGCTGCGATTGAACGCGGTCTCAGCCGGGTAGAGGCGGGTGCGCAGGGCGGCCACAAGCTGGCGCGCGGGTATGAACCGATTGCCACTGCGTCGATGCATTTCATTGCCGATCCGGGCTTTCGCCAGGCCGTGTCCGACTTTCTTGAACAGGAACGGCGCGGCGTGGCGATGGATCGGATGCACCTGTCGCGCCGTATGCCTTTCAAGAAGGGCTGACCGCTACGCCAGTTCAGGCCGCCCGGGCGTCTCCGCAGCGCAGCCATTCGCGGGCGCGGCGCTGGGCTTCGCAAATATCGCGGGCGGTCATTTCATCGGAGATATCAGCGCGGCACCAATTGGCCTCCTCATGACCGCGGCTTGCGGCTAGATTGAACCATTTATGCGCTTCGATAAGGTCGCAATCGACGCCGTGGCTGCCAGTGGAATATACCACGCCGAGATCGTAATAGGCATCAATGCAGCCATCGGCTGCGGCTGCGAGACAGTTTGCCACCAGCATATCGCTGCCGTTGACATCGGCGGGTTGAATTTTTGCGAAAGTCTCGATCTTGGCAAGTTCCATGATCTTTGGTCCCCAATTGCTGCCGAACGCAATGTCCGGCTTTCCCTGCGCCAATGTTTGACCATCGTGGTCAAGAAATGGTTAACGCCTCGCCGCCTTTTCTCACAAGCGCCCCTCGCGCGCCGGGTAGCGCCCCTGTGGATGACGACAGATATGACCTTTATCCCTTCATCTCGAACAGATTGCCGCTTGTGCCACCTGTAAACGATCCTTATAGGCGCGCCCCTACTACTGGCTTTTGTGGCGTCCCATTCAAAAGCCCGGCGGCTGAGCAAGAGCCGCAACAATGGGCAAGGCCCAAGGAAGGGATCCGGAGCACCCGATGGCAAGTGCCGCGCATGACGACATAGATATTCTGACCAAAGCAAAGCGCGCCTTGCCGCGCGATTACACGCCCAGTGACGACGAAGAATACATGTCTCCACGGCAGTTGAATTATTTCCGTGTTCTGCTGCTCGAATGGAAGAAATCCGTTGTCGCTGCATCGGAGGGAACGCTGCAAAGCCTGCAGGATGGCCCGATTCGTGAACCCGATCTCAATGATCGTGCTTCCAGTGAAACCGACTGGGGCATTGAATTGCGCACGCGCGATCGGCAGCGCAAGCTGGGCGCAAAGATTGATGCGGCGATGCGCCGGATCGACGAAGGCGAATATGGCTGGTGCAGCAAAACTGGTGAACCTATCGGCATCAGTCGCCTGATAGCGCGTCCGATCGCCACCATGACCGTGGAAGCGCAGGCCGCGCATGAACGGCGTGAAAAGATTTCGCGTGATGATTGACCCGAATTGGGACAGGCTGTTGTTACTCCCCCAGAATTAACCCATGGTTAGGCGATCTGCGCAAAGGCGAAGGTTGCAATCCACGCTCGCGCTATTGTGTCGGGCAAGTTCTTGAGGGCAAGGTAACGCATGAGCAATGTCGATACTCGTCAGGTAGGGCGTGACAGCTTGTTTTTGCTGGCACAGGTGCGCCTTGATGGCCAGGACACCAATGCCCGCGTGAAAGTGCGGAATCTTTCCGCCGGCGGGATGATGGCCGAAGGCGATCTCAAGGTCGTTCGCGGCGTGCGCGTCGAAGTGGAATTGCGCAACATCGGCTGGGTCGAAGGCACGGTGGCCTGGAAGCAGGGCAATCGTTTCGGCATCGCTTTTATCGATGAAATCGATCCCAAGCTTGCCCGCGCTCCCGTAGCGGCATCTGCGGCGAGCCTTCCCAGCAACGGCATGCGCAAGATCTGAAGCCCGCTTCTCGTCTGCACATCGTCGCCTGCGGCGCTTTCACTGACGACAAATCATGGGCATGCCTTTGAAGGCCGGAGCTTGAAGCAATTTGCGCCCGGGCCTATCGCAACGGGCGATGGAGATGCCCCGACAAATGCACTGCCGCCGTCCCTTGGCCTTTAGGGCAATCGCCATGGCCATATGCCTTGCGATGGTGACAGCCTGCGGATCAAGCGATGACGGGGCGCTCGACGTTGTGCTGATCGGCACGCCTGAGTCGGTGTATACTCAGGATCTGCGCCTGTCTCCCGGCGCGCAAATCCTGCGCGCCGCTACACAGGGCGGGCTGGTTGCCCTTGATGCTCATGGCGAAGTGGTTCCCGCGCTGGCAGAAACATGGCTCCCGACTGAAGACGGGCTGAGCTATATCTTCCGCCTGCGCGATATCCCCTGGCCCGACGGCAGCGAAATGACTGCGGCAAGTGCACGAGCGGCGCTGGAAAGAGCGATCGGCGGCCTGGAAGGGACAGCGCTGGCGCAAGACCTTGCGCCTATAGAAGAAGTGCGCGCCATGGCCGGAAGGGTGATTGAAATCAGGCTTTCCGCGCCAGAACCGGACCTTCTCAAGCTGCTCGCCCAGTCAGAGCTGGCCTTGCGGCATGAAGGCGGTTTCACAGGTCCGATGATTCTCACCCGTGAAACCGCTGATGAGGAGAACGCGGAAGAGGGCGATGCAGCGGCTGGACGGTTCGCAAGGCTTGATTTCAAGCCGCCGCTTGAACGCGGGATGCCCATGGCCGATAACTGGCAGGACCACGTGCGCGAAGTGGAAATCACCGTGGCGCAGGCGCGCGAAGCCATCGTCATGTTCGAAGCTGGCGATGTGGAACTGGTGCTGGCAGGCGATCTAGGCGGACTGCCACTGGTTGATACAGGGCCGCTTTCATCAGGGACCTTGCGCGTCGATGCGACCTTCGGCCTTTTCGGTCTGCATGTGCGGCGCGATGGCGGGCTGCTCGGCAACAATGGCGTTCGCGAGGCGCTGGCCATGGCCATTGATCGAGAAGGGCTGCTGGCGACTTTCAACATCGGCGGCCTTGTTCCGACAACGCGGCCCGTTTCGCCCGGCCTGCCCGGCGATCCCGGTTTTATCGCTGAACGATGGCGTGACATGGTGCTGGCTGAACGGCGGCAGGAAGCTGCTGTGCGAATCGACGCCTGGCGACGCCAGTTCGACGATGGTGATCTGTCGCAGCCAGCACGGCTGACGATCACAATGGGCGAAGGGCCGGGCTGGGATCGCCTGTTGCAGGAACTGGACGCGCAAATGGCGCAAATCGGCATAACAATCGAACGGTCCGAAACTGCACGCACTGCCGATCTTGCCCTGATGGACAAGATTGCACGCTATCCGGCCCCGCGGTGGTTTCTCAACCAATTCCATTGCGGGCTGGAGTTGGGCCTGTGTAGCGAGGCTGCGGATGAGCTGGTGGCACAGGCCATGCAGCAGATGGATCTTTCCGCGCGCGCCAGTCTGATGGCGCAGGCAGAGGCCGAACTGATGGCGGAAAATGTCTATATTCCGATTGGTGCACCGCTGCGCTGGTCGCTGGTGCGCGGCGGAGTTGAAGGGTTTGAAGCCAATATCTACGGATTTCATCCCTTGCCGCCGATGGCGCAAAGACCCAGATAGGGAGCAAGGAGAGTTTAGTTCATGGCGGAAAATCAGAAGCCTGTCC
This window harbors:
- a CDS encoding GNAT family N-acetyltransferase, translated to MADGDLTARILPATGGIEKAQWDRLAGASNPFVSHDFLTIMEDSGSVGPGTGWQSATLVLEDGAGTLLGAMPSYLKQHSQGEYVFDHAWADAFERAGGAYYPKLQICAPFTPATGPRLLLEDPQYALPLLRGAEQFVVNNDWSSAHATFVEPAQIDMFAEAGWLERHDIQFHWTNREFVDFEDFLASLTSRKRKELRRERRLANDGIEIRQMCGADIQPEHWDAFWLFYQDTGARKWGTPYLTREAFDLMGQRMGDRLLLLLAFEDGLPIAGALNFIGSEALYGRYWGCLVDKPFLHFELCYYRAIDAAIERGLSRVEAGAQGGHKLARGYEPIATASMHFIADPGFRQAVSDFLEQERRGVAMDRMHLSRRMPFKKG
- a CDS encoding ABC transporter substrate-binding protein, translated to MAICLAMVTACGSSDDGALDVVLIGTPESVYTQDLRLSPGAQILRAATQGGLVALDAHGEVVPALAETWLPTEDGLSYIFRLRDIPWPDGSEMTAASARAALERAIGGLEGTALAQDLAPIEEVRAMAGRVIEIRLSAPEPDLLKLLAQSELALRHEGGFTGPMILTRETADEENAEEGDAAAGRFARLDFKPPLERGMPMADNWQDHVREVEITVAQAREAIVMFEAGDVELVLAGDLGGLPLVDTGPLSSGTLRVDATFGLFGLHVRRDGGLLGNNGVREALAMAIDREGLLATFNIGGLVPTTRPVSPGLPGDPGFIAERWRDMVLAERRQEAAVRIDAWRRQFDDGDLSQPARLTITMGEGPGWDRLLQELDAQMAQIGITIERSETARTADLALMDKIARYPAPRWFLNQFHCGLELGLCSEAADELVAQAMQQMDLSARASLMAQAEAELMAENVYIPIGAPLRWSLVRGGVEGFEANIYGFHPLPPMAQRPR
- a CDS encoding glycerophosphodiester phosphodiesterase family protein, translating into MDDTGSWLTRQAYAHRGLHDRAVPENSLAAFSAAIERGLGIECDLRVSMDGRAMVFHDAALERLTGQAGLTQAHSVGDLTALRLGGSDQYIPTLRDMLDLVAGRVPLLLELKTDRRESVHKLCRAVRRDIIGYEGDIAVMSFDPRIGNWFAKRLPDMMRGLVITEENARTMSGAARRRLAVRHAKPHFLAYDVRDLSSNFAARHKHKGLPILTWTVRSASLLDTALEFGAVPILESEGLAAWAQAS
- the dksA gene encoding RNA polymerase-binding protein DksA, translating into MASAAHDDIDILTKAKRALPRDYTPSDDEEYMSPRQLNYFRVLLLEWKKSVVAASEGTLQSLQDGPIREPDLNDRASSETDWGIELRTRDRQRKLGAKIDAAMRRIDEGEYGWCSKTGEPIGISRLIARPIATMTVEAQAAHERREKISRDD
- a CDS encoding SEL1-like repeat protein — translated: MELAKIETFAKIQPADVNGSDMLVANCLAAAADGCIDAYYDLGVVYSTGSHGVDCDLIEAHKWFNLAASRGHEEANWCRADISDEMTARDICEAQRRAREWLRCGDARAA
- a CDS encoding PilZ domain-containing protein, producing the protein MSNVDTRQVGRDSLFLLAQVRLDGQDTNARVKVRNLSAGGMMAEGDLKVVRGVRVEVELRNIGWVEGTVAWKQGNRFGIAFIDEIDPKLARAPVAASAASLPSNGMRKI